Proteins encoded together in one Impatiens glandulifera chromosome 1, dImpGla2.1, whole genome shotgun sequence window:
- the LOC124922061 gene encoding calcium-binding protein PBP1-like, with protein MASGGKNNIVFEDFFPSMMEKLGAEGFMDELCKGFRLLMDTDKGAITFDSLKRNAELLGLNGLSDEELRSMMNEGDMDGDGCLNQMEFCVLMVRLSPELMTESRGWLQEVSRRVNG; from the coding sequence aTGGCATCCGGAGGAAAGAACAACATTGTTTTCGAAGACTTCTTTCCATCTATGATGGAAAAGCTCGGTGCTGAAGGTTTCATGGACGAACTCTGCAAAGGGTTCCGTTTACTAATGGATACCGACAAAGGAGCAATAACATTCGATAGCTTGAAGAGGAATGCAGAATTGTTGGGTCTGAATGGTTTGTCAGATGAAGAACTTAGATCAATGATGAATGAAGGTGACATGGATGGAGATGGATGTTTGAACCAGATGGAGTTTTGTGTTCTAATGGTTAGGCTTAGCCCTGAACTTATGACTGAGTCAAGAGGGTGGCTTCAAGAGGTCTCAAGGCGTGTCAATGGCTAA
- the LOC124928304 gene encoding uncharacterized protein LOC124928304 produces MEEHHRTKYYCLILYLLLLIISISRLSLGREIRPTEHGLGFQNSAVEDKDSPEMRSFFGTKTAESVYPIPTHHGGGGGDSQSRLKREGLLFVATFLTGAAGAGMLIAAGLIFLFKRRWARPPSPSLEQQNKSFNS; encoded by the coding sequence ATGGAAGAACATCATCGTACAAAATACTACTGTCTCATCTTAtacctcctcctcctcatcatTTCTATTTCTAGGTTATCATTAGGTCGGGAGATTCGGCCGACAGAACACGGTCTGGGTTTTCAAAACAGCGCCGTGGAAGACAAAGATTCGCCGGAGATGCGATCGTTTTTCGGGACAAAGACGGCGGAGTCTGTCTATCCAATACCCACACACcacggcggcggcggcggcgattCACAGTCGCGGTTGAAAAGAGAGGGCTTGCTTTTTGTGGCCACGTTCTTGACCGGAGCCGCCGGAGCCGGCATGCTTATTGCCGCCGGTCTGATCTTTCTATTCAAGAGGCGTTGGGCAAGGCCGCCGTCGCCGTCACTTGAGCAACAAAATAAATCTTTCAATTCATGA